Below is a genomic region from Brassica rapa cultivar Chiifu-401-42 chromosome A08, CAAS_Brap_v3.01, whole genome shotgun sequence.
AactgtataaatattttaatttcatgtgaaatattatagaaaattgTCACTCAAGTAAGCTCGATATCCTTATTAATGGACAACAAAAGATGGCAACAACAAAATTTATCTTGCATGAATTTCCAATTCAATCATTTTCAACAAAATTGAATTCTTGTACTACaaggttaaatatatatataaactgtaAAAAAATGTATGAGGAAGAGAGGGAAAAAAACCTAACCTTGAAGGTCAAGGTCTTTGATTTTGTCGGTgagtataacaaaaaaaaaaaagatacgaAACTATGTAAACAAAGTTACAACATCTCTGTGATACCCTCTCACGATCAACATCCTCGGGACATTCTCCACCAGCAAATCCATATACTCCATGTAGAAATACGCCGGGTGGTTCAACGGAGGCGGCGGGAGACTAACCAGCACCACCGCGGCCATCCTCGAGTAACTGAGTATGGTCGAGTTCAGTTTCAGCATCGTGTATAGAAACTTCTCCACTTGCTGCTCATTCACCACCATCGCTTTCCCATTCGCCAACCTTGGAGTCGAACCTTGACTCTTTATCTCTCCCAAGTAATCCGAGATTCGTCTCTGCGCAGCATCAAAAGCCTCCAACGAATCTTCTTTGCTGTTTCCCTCTGATCTTATGTCCCACGACTTCATCGTCACCACGATGACTTCCGCTTGCATTCTGAGGTCGTAGAGGAACTTCTTCACGTCGGCTTTTAGCGCTTCGGCGTCTGAATCCTCTTCAGCTATGCAGAAGAGTTGGATCTTGCAGCTCTCGAAGCTTTCTTTCGTCAGAAGAAGCTGAGAGAGAAGAAGCATGAGACCACCGTCTCTCACGATCCAGTACAAGTCGATTGTTCCGTACTGTCTTTGGTACTCGTTGGGCCATTCCTCTAACCCTTTGATGATGACAACTCCTTTGTTTGCTGTGATGCAGTCGTTGATTATCCCAACAAACGTGGATGGGATCTCTGTTAGATTCTCCCGTCGCCAGATCTCGGGGTACCGCATCACGACGATGTTGGGTTTGAGATTTCCGAGTCCCATCGTCTGGATGATCCCACGGAAGCCTTCGGTCATGTTTGGAGCTACAACGATTTCAGCTACGCCTTCGCAACGCTTGTACTCAATGTAGGTGGCTAGTTGTTTGCAAGCTTCCTTTGCTTCTTCAGCGCATTCATAGTAGTCGCCGTCTAATATTGATACAAAGATCGACATTCCACGACCTTTTTTCTTCATACAGTTGGCAAAATCAGCCAGCTTAGGGTGGCACGGAACATTCTCTGGGAGCTGTCCCCATGGTCTGCAGAATACAAGGGGGATTGGATACCAGTTCTTAGGGTGCACTTGATCCGCTGCAATTTGGAGAAAAGATAAGCTTAGATTAAATGGACCATCTAATATTTGAACCTATAATAGTTAAGGCAGGTTCAGGTGTAACAACAGATAGATAATGCATATTATATAACCAGTTTGGTGTGATGACACTTATGTGGCGTACCTCCGAGTGATCTGAGACTACGAAGGGCCAATTGAAAATATGCACTCTTGAAACCATCTCCCCAGTCTCCGGCCTTTCCTTTTAGCCCAACGTATTTGTATATAAGACTTGCAAGCGCAATGGCAACCACAGTGAATGACCAAGAAATCAAGAACATGATCACTGCAACCGTAGAGAAAAAGGGAAAATCAACAAGAGTCTTTCATAATAAAACATCTCAGGCTTCAGGTGAGACAAGCTAGTTACAATTTGTTTTATAGGATAATAGGAATCGACTACAAACAAAGACTATACAACATACAGTCTTCTCCAGCAAGTATTTGAAAGTTCATACCTATGCAAAGTGAGGCTCCGACAAAGGAAAGGCTCCAGTGATGGTATTTCCACCGTGGACGCCAACTTGGAGCATCAAGTAGATCGAGCAGGAAACAAGACAAGTTTACTCCCGCGTAGCATAAAAGATAAAACATAGTCACAGTCGGTGTAATAAGATCCAGATTTCCGATAACAACACATCCGATGCAGATCAATGCTGTGAAAAGCGTCGCTATGTGAGGTTCACTAGTATCTGCAACTTTAAAATAATTCAGGATGGGGAGAATATCATCATTTGCTATAGCCGCGAGCAACCTTGGGGCCCCTGTCAGACTCTGGAGAGCAGCCCCTAAGGTTGAGAGGATGATGCCAACGTGAACAATGAGGGGGAGAGGCCAAGCAACTGTGGCAGTAAGAAGCCTGCAATAGAGAAAAATTACTCTCGTatgaaaagttttaaaaaaattcacgaGGTGTTGAAGCGCTAAAAGAACAGGTCTCTGCGACCACTATCAGACATGCTTAATTTATTCTGACATATAAACTAAGAAAGTGCTGCTTTCGTAGGCCCCTAGTAGTTTTGTTTAGTACATTCAGAGCATAAAGCCACTTTTACTATCTTTCGAGTTTATCCATGCTAAACACACCAGATCGGCTTTGAAAccaaaataaacaaagaagtcACACGAGTAACACCGTTACCTATCAGTCAAAAGTTTGTCACGGGTAGCAACAGCTCCAAAAAACAGCACTGAGATCACATACAGTAAGGTGGTTGACAGAGTGGCAGCCAATGTTCCAACAGGAATTGATCTTTGCGTGTCTTTCAGTGAAGCTGATCTATTTGAACCAGCCATAATTCCTGTTACAGCAGGGAAAAATAGACCCACCAACTCACTGAAAAGTAACAAAGAGAACGGTAAATAAACTGAacaaataaactttttttaaaaactagttTTACTATCATAGGCAACAAAATTTCTAGATGTGACTCACTTGAAACTCCAGTATGTGCCTCCAAGTGGATCAGGAATTCCCGCATTATTTGTCATCTGATAAGCAGAACTCCAGTTATCTCTAAAACTTTTTAATCGCAAGCCCGTGATTCCAGCTGTTCAGATCATAACAATGGAAAGGTTAACAGTTTGGGGAAATATATCTCCATGCCTATATCCAACAATATCCTGAAATGGCTTACTGTCAGGATCATCTGTTTTTGCCAAAAACATCCCAATGAATATGCACAAGATAGAGAGCAACACGGGTAGTAGGAAAGCAGGTGCAACCCGATTAATCATCTTCACGCCGCCAAACACAATGAAGCATAGAAGTATAGTCACAACAATTCCATAAATCTGCAAGTCGTGTGAGCTTGGGCTTTGTACTGATTCGGCAACTGCAGTTCCATTAACCTTGGTGATAGTTTCTGCCATTAGAAATGACACACATATAAGTGGCTAAATGTGACTAATAGGCTAAAGATTTTGTCCTCAACAAGTAAAGGTTTTGTCAAATAGAACTCAGATTTTGGCAGTCAATAATATAGTTCTTAATCCTCGATTGCATATAGGCGTTGCCATTTCCAACAATTGATGAAACAAGTCTTTGACTTCAAGACTAGCATGAATAAAGTAGTGATCGAAAAACTGATAAATTACTAAGAGTTGTTGGATATCCTAGTACCCCTTTGCTTTGGTTCACACATCACAGGTTTCAATTCTTACAAGTTCCACAGTAATACCTCTAAAAATCCCAGCAGCAGGGAACGCTTTTAAAAAAGTCTCCACAGCACCCAAAACGTACCTACATTGATAAGGAAGAAAGCAGATAAATTAGTCATTCGAAGCACTCGGAGACCATGTGAAACTGAACAGAGCACCAGCAACTTAAGAGTGTTGAGCTTAAGACTTTCTCTAAGAGAATCTATTTCAAAGGATCCAAAATATACACTTACAGAGCTCCAGCAACTGCATTGCCAAGGAAGAAGCATAAACCTATGCTAATCCCAACCTCCGGACCAAGAGCACGACCAATGAGGTAATATGGTCCTCCACCCTGGAAGTAAAGTAATGCGAGTTATTTTCGGAATAAACTTGATGTCCTACATATTGTTCTATCACA
It encodes:
- the LOC103835213 gene encoding cation-chloride cotransporter 1, which codes for MDRGDIEEAAGEEEFPRLGGGKYRPVGAHDRAVVEMSSIDPGSSSSSSTLKNIRVVAPGEMGAGAREGPIPEDGVNGHQKESKLELFGFDSLVNILGLKSMTGEQIPAPSSPRDGEDISIMQGHPKPALKMGTMMGVFVPCLQNILGIIYYIRFTWIVGMAGIGQSLVLVLLCGLCTFLTTISLSAIATNGAMKGGGPYYLIGRALGPEVGISIGLCFFLGNAVAGALYVLGAVETFLKAFPAAGIFRETITKVNGTAVAESVQSPSSHDLQIYGIVVTILLCFIVFGGVKMINRVAPAFLLPVLLSILCIFIGMFLAKTDDPDTGITGLRLKSFRDNWSSAYQMTNNAGIPDPLGGTYWSFNELVGLFFPAVTGIMAGSNRSASLKDTQRSIPVGTLAATLSTTLLYVISVLFFGAVATRDKLLTDRLLTATVAWPLPLIVHVGIILSTLGAALQSLTGAPRLLAAIANDDILPILNYFKVADTSEPHIATLFTALICIGCVVIGNLDLITPTVTMFYLLCYAGVNLSCFLLDLLDAPSWRPRWKYHHWSLSFVGASLCIVIMFLISWSFTVVAIALASLIYKYVGLKGKAGDWGDGFKSAYFQLALRSLRSLGADQVHPKNWYPIPLVFCRPWGQLPENVPCHPKLADFANCMKKKGRGMSIFVSILDGDYYECAEEAKEACKQLATYIEYKRCEGVAEIVVAPNMTEGFRGIIQTMGLGNLKPNIVVMRYPEIWRRENLTEIPSTFVGIINDCITANKGVVIIKGLEEWPNEYQRQYGTIDLYWIVRDGGLMLLLSQLLLTKESFESCKIQLFCIAEEDSDAEALKADVKKFLYDLRMQAEVIVVTMKSWDIRSEGNSKEDSLEAFDAAQRRISDYLGEIKSQGSTPRLANGKAMVVNEQQVEKFLYTMLKLNSTILSYSRMAAVVLVSLPPPPLNHPAYFYMEYMDLLVENVPRMLIVRGYHRDVVTLFT